The Malus domestica chromosome 13, GDT2T_hap1 genome includes a window with the following:
- the LOC103451772 gene encoding uncharacterized protein, producing MGFKRPFDDVEFQELPYKHSRQHEFGDRCSPFFDAVSCYGAPRKTYVSGENGSGDCKSQWLEVLEKYTVAEDSTAANKGCVPFSLVTRSYGEEDVRSGPDAYSPSAEDFKFDFPRRTCVPFKDAYSSLFDLSPRKQVPVGPDHQARIPLWSGRMKSTDQKDEIYNNNISLQSLESEKTVNNDSEEKLLGTCVIPMPESNLSALECDKVGFGRTDCSCLDAGTVRCVRQHVMEAREELRRTLGNEKFVKLGFCEKGEEVARRWSEEEEQAYLEVVYSNPASLGRKFWKQLSAVFPSRSKRELVSYYFNVFMLRRRGTQNRSSILEIDSDDDEWHGNNGDSNDAPDAEDDEDSVIESPYYQDDRVGNEEDYSEEDDSSDGGDSDGDVGHVEGDSSKADGRIDHVSQSYMLKSVKEGKFDTLGDWEKNSGCTGDEFDFQDDSCVSFEFQSNIHDSRSKCLDTQPDASSDAAGHAYLLEPCNAKVWDGRFGVDTMKGDDLLPTWSMIEDIFDQGMAADYKMTDERKAPAGG from the exons ATGGGATTCAAAAGGCCCTTTGATGATGTCGAGTTCCAGGAGCTTCCTTATAAGCACTCAAGACAACATGAATTCGGTGATAGGTGCTCACCATTCTTTGATGCTGTTTCTTGTTATGGTGCTCCCCGAAAAACATATGTTTCAG GTGAGAATGGGAGTGGTGATTGTAAGTCCCAGTGGCTTGAGGTTCTTGAAAAATATACTGTTGCTGAAGATTCAACAGCTGCCAACAAGGGTTGTGTTCCCTTCTCATTGGTTACCAGGAGTTATGGTGAAGAAGATGTGCGTTCTGGACCAGATGCTTATTCACCTTCTGCTGAGGATTTCAAATTTGACTTCCCAAGGAGAACATGTGTTCCTTTCAAGGATGCTTATTCTTCTTTGTTTGACCTCTCTCCAAGGAAACAAGTTCCGGTTGGACCAGATCATCAGGCCAGGATACCTTTATGGAGTGGACGCATGAAATCGACGGATCAGAAAGATGAGATTTATAACAACAACATTTCCTTGCAATCTTTGGAATCAGAAAAGACTGTGAACAATGATAGTGAGGAAAAGCTTTTAGGGACTTGTGTCATTCCAATGCCTGAGTCAAACCTCTCAGCACTTGAGTGTGATAAGGTTGGATTTGGTCGAACAGATTGTAGCTGCCTGGACGCAGGTACAGTCAGGTGTGTGCGACAGCATGTCATGGAAGCACGGGAAGAACTTAGAAGAACTCTTGGAAATGAAAAGTTTGTCAAGTTGGGGTTTTGTGAGAAGGGGGAGGAAGTGGCACGAAGATGGAGTGAAGAAGAAGAGCAGGCCTATCTTGAGGTTGTTTACTCTAATCCTGCATCATTGGGGAGGAAGTTTTGGAAGCAGTTGTCTGCAGTGTTCCCTTCTCGTAGTAAAAGGGAACTGGTCAGCTATTATTTTAATGTGTTTATGCTTCGCAGGCGGGGCACTCAGAACAGATCTAGTATACTAGAAATAGATAGTGATGATGATGAGTGGCATGGAAACAATGGAGATTCCAATGACGCACCAGAtgctgaagatgatgaagaCTCCGTTATTGAGTCTCCTTATTATCAAGATGATCGTGTGGGCAATGAAGAAGATTACTCTGAAGAAGATGATAGTAGTGATGGTGGCGACAGTGATGGTGATGTGGGGCATGTTGAAGGAGATTCTAGCAAAGCGGATGGCAGGATAGATCATGTATCGCAATCATACATGCTGAAGTCAGTTAAAGAAGGAAAGTTTGATACACTTGGGGATTGGGAAAAGAATTCAGGGTGTACTGGAGACGAATTTGATTTCCAAGATGACTCATGTGTATCTTTCGAATTTCAGTCCAATATCCATGATTCTCGCAGCAAATGCTTGGATACCCAGCCTGATGCATCCAGTGATGCAGCTGGTCATGCATATTTATTGGAGCCTTGCAACGCTAAAGTTTGGGATGGAAGGTTCGGGGTGGACACCATGAAAGGCGATGATCTACTGCCAACGTGGAGTATGATTGAAGACATATTTGATCAAGGAATGGCGGCGGATTACAAGATGACGGATGAGCGCAAGGCACCAGCCGGTGGCTAG
- the LOC103451771 gene encoding uncharacterized protein, with amino-acid sequence MMKKNPTMEEEDQNDQNQKKKFVCRFCSKRFRCGKSLGGHIRTHLKILNKKPVIEKEEEEEDDEIIAKAAARIVKFSPFDGGNSGYSLRENPKKTWRFSDAGPTFQLQQEKVCKECGKGFQSLKALCGHMACHSEKEKLMNKFEEISEFSEKQKLLDVMDSQSDTETSAPPRQRRISKRLKQQNLDVYSSVANGGSSSGGSGIEQEQQEVALSLMMLSRDSGGKGGLNSFAESSDNNSVILEAKSSSIDMRINTKEGLNCAYKVSDVMGMKRVREKKLKSEEIEVSDNSDSGYFRHEQPKKVDSDVSVDGFFRNGEFHKGRAEFGSRIEGYESYDVKLRKGFRVESELGKDVSNAEARSPDQVHRDRGTLKYALRKTTKNTTFHRPIVDDSSNVEPCRNARKSGKYECLTCNKTFHSHRALGGHRASHTKTNAYSESIYESGENSVDTDPSPVLTPESSKLADQHCSGKKPMNDQDFSGSAKRSSETKKSKGHECPFCFKVFKSGQALGGHKRSHFVGGCEVKTVVLGQQEPDQPPPHEAEITARFDLNLPAPMEDEANDHFGYMAW; translated from the coding sequence ATGatgaaaaaaaatccaaccatGGAAGAAGAAGATCAGAACGATCAGAACCAGAAAAAGAAATTTGTCTGCAGGTTTTGCAGCAAAAGATTCCGTTGTGGGAAGTCATTGGGTGGTCACATAAGAACCCATCTGAAGATTCTGAACAAAAAACCAGTtattgaaaaagaagaagaggaagaagacgaTGAAATTATAGCCAAAGCTGCTGCTAGGATTGTAAAGTTTTCACCTTTTGATGGTGGGAATTCTGGGTACTCTCTCAGAGAAAATCCCAAGAAAACATGGAGGTTTTCGGATGCGGGCCCTACTTTCCAATTGCAGCAGGAGAAAGTGTGCAAAGAATGCGGCAAAGGGTTTCAGTCACTGAAAGCTCTGTGTGGTCACATGGCTTGTCACTCGGAGAAGGAGAAGCTGATGAACAAGTTTGAAGAAATCTCAGAGTTCAGTGAGAAACAGAAGCTGCTTGATGTAATGGACAGTCAGTCGGATACTGAGACATCGGCTCCTCCGAGGCAGAGAAGGATttccaaaagattgaagcagcaGAATCTGGATGTTTACTCTTCTGTGGCAAATGGTGGTTCTTCGTCTGGTGGTTCCGGAATTGAGCAAGAACAGCAAGAGGTTGCTCTTAGTTTGATGATGCTATCACGCGATTCGGGTGGTAAAGGGGGTTTGAATTCGTTTGCTGAATCTTCAGACAACAACTCTGTGATTTTGGAGGCCAAATCTTCGTCTATCGATATGAGGATTAATACTAAGGAAGGTCTGAACTGTGCCTATAAAGTGAGTGATGTTATGGGGATGAAGAGagttagagagaaaaagttgaAGTCCGAGGAGATTGAGGTTTCTGACAATTCTGATTCTGGGTATTTTAGACATGAGCAACCTAAGAAAGTTGATTCGGATGTTTCGGTTGATGGGTTTTTTAGGAATGGTGAATTTCACAAGGGTAGAGCAGAATTTGGATCCAGAATTGAGGGATATGAGTCCTATGATGTGAAATTAAGGAAGGGTTTTCGTGTCGAATCTGAATTAGGGAAGGATGTGTCAAATGCAGAAGCTCGTAGTCCTGATCAAGTGCATAGAGATAGAGGGACTTTGAAGTATGCACTGAGAAAGACAACCAAGAATACAACTTTTCACAGACCAATTGTCGATGATTCGTCCAATGTCGAACCCTGCAGAAATGCGCGAAAGAGCGGAAAATACGAGTGCTTGACATGTAACAAAACGTTCCATTCTCATAGGGCTCTTGGGGGGCACAGAGCAAGTCACACCAAGACCAATGCCTACTCTGAGTCCATTTATGAGAGTGGGGAAAACAGCGTAGACACTGATCCCTCCCCAGTTCTGACACCCGAAAGCAGCAAGCTTGCTGATCAGCATTGCAGTGGGAAAAAACCAATGAATGATCAGGACTTCAGTGGCAGTGCAAAGAGAAGTTCAGAGACCAAGAAAAGCAAGGGGCATGAGTGTCCATTCTGCTTCAAGgttttcaagtcaggccaaGCTTTGGGAGGTCACAAAAGGTCACATTTTGTTGGAGGATGTGAAGTCAAAACTGTGGTACTTGGGCAACAAGAACCCGATCAACCCCCTCCTCATGAGGCTGAAATCACAGCACGATTTGATCTCAATCTTCCAGCTCCAATGGAGGATGAAGCAAATGACCATTTTGGGTACATGGCATGGTAG